From the Leptospira inadai serovar Lyme str. 10 genome, the window ATCGCCGCCAAGGCCTTGTCGCGCACTACCGTTAGTGTTTCCGAAACCCCGATCGTTTCGGAGGAAAATAATTTTCGGATCGAATGAGAGTCTCTGCGATCCGCAAGATGCGAAAATTTACTTCTTATGATATTCAGTTTCCCGTTCGTGACGTGAAAATAGGTCGCGATATCGGCATCGGAAACATCTTGCTTCGATTTTAGAAATGCACGTAATCCTTCGGCATATGCGAAAAATTCTCGTGGGGATGATTTTAATACGGAATCGATTCGAACGGATCTTTCCAAAGAGGAACCCGGGCCGACGCTTATCAACCGATTTCGAATTCCGAAAAATTTGGTCTCAAGGTTATCCTCCGAGTTAAATCGGGGATCCTTCGATCCTTTTTCAATTTCGAATTTTTCGGAATCGGGATCGAAGGAAAGAATATACGCCAGTCCCTGAGGAGATCGGTTATTCATCACCGCTAAAACGGTATCTTTATTTTTACTCTCGTCGTATGTTTCTTCGTATCCTTCTAAAATGGAATAACCGAGCAACAGATAACAGACGGCGAAAGTAGCTAAAGAAATTCCTACGATCCTGCTCAAAATCGTGGTTCGTTCCTTAGTGGCGTTTACGTACACGATAAGGATCAAGAACATTCCGATTACCATGCCCGCATCGAAGGATTGTTGATAAGCGGCTCTCGAAACGGAACCGTCACGGCTCATCGCGTTCAATATTCCCGGTACGACCGTGATTACGATATAACCTAACAGAATGTATATTACCGATCGCCTTTCCTTCCCTTTTTCGACGACGGCTTTCCAGAGAGCGATCACTAGGTAGGAGACATCGTAAAACAGGATGATGATCGAAAAATATTTATAAAACCCGTGTGTTTCAAAATCCCAGTAATGACTCCCCGCAACGAAAGTGCGAGAGGCTCCCAGCGATATCGTGACATACCAAGCGGTTACGGCTAATACGCCCAAATGAAGTAATGCATAAAAGCTTAAACCTATTTTCAATCCCCTGGATCGGGGCGCAGGAAAATAGATAAAGAAGGCGACAAGTTGGGTAAAACTGAGTAAGGGACCGGCGACGACAATCCATCGATGAAAAATCGTGCTTTCGTCATAGGAAATAAAACCCCAAATATAACCTATGTGATGAAAAAACGAGGATAGGCAGCATAGGCCTAGATGAAAAGCCGCTCTGCTTCCGTCCTTAATCGTAAGAAAGAAAAAGGCTACGTACAAACAGAAGAAGGCCGCTAGAATGGAACCGAAGGCATAAAAGTTTAAAAAAATAGAATTCATTCTTACGAGATGCTCAGCCAATTAGATGAAAAAATTCGCCCGGAAAAATCAGATAATGGAATCGAATTTTCGATTAAAGAATAATTTGTTTCCATCGGATTCGATTATCGACTCGGCGGGCATAAAATGCGATTCGTTTAGCATAATTCGCAAAATTTATTCTAAAGCCGGTTATGAACTATCTTTAATCCTAAACGCACAAAAGAGGTGAAGAAACTCCAATATAAGTGAAAAACAAGTGCTTAAGGCAAATTCCGGACGGGATTTTTTGGTTCCTAAATAGTACCAATGAAGTTGACCTATTGAATTCGCCCGCAAAACTGTCGATGACTCGACTTCATCCCGATGCTTTTCAACACATTCGTATTTTTACTCTTTTTTCTAGTCGTTTATGCAATCTTTTTGGTCTTAGGTAATTTTGCCAAAAGATACCCTTTGGCTGCGAGAGGACAAAATCTCTGGTTACTAGCCGCGTCTTATTTTTTTTACGGCTGGTGGGACTGGATATTTCTTACTCTTATCATAGTAAGCACCTTCGTGGATTATTCCGCGGCACTCGGAATTAACGGCGCTCGGAATCAAACCCAAAAAAGGATTTTTCTTTGGTTCTCGATTCTTTCCAATTTAGGCATCCTATTCACGATGAAGTATTTCAACTTTTTTGCGGATAGCTTCATCTACGAATGGAACGCTTTGTCGGGTCTTTTAGGATGGGGGGCTGTCGGGGGAAGTCATTCGTTATTATTGCGATCCATCGTATTACCGGTAGGAATCAGTTTTTACACTTTCCAAACCATGTCGTATACGATCGACGTGTATAGAGGTCAAATCCCCGTCGAAAAGGACTTTTTTGATTTCGCGTTATTCGTCACTTACTTCCCTCAACTTGTCGCCGGACCGATCGAACGCGCCGGAGATCTGATTCCTCAATTAAAGAAACCTAAATTTCCAAACTCTGCGATTTTATTGGAAGGGGTTTGGGATATCCTTCTCGGTTATTTTTTGAAAGTCTATGTCGCGGATAATTTAGGACCTCTCGTCGATCAGGTTTACTTTCCGAACAAAGAAGCTTACCTAGCCCACACGGACCACGCCCTGGGAATGGGTGGAGGCCAGGTTCTCTCGGCCACCTTGGGTTTTCTAATACAGATTTATTGCGACTTTGCCGGGTATTCTTTTATCGCACTGGGAGTATCCCGTTTTCTGGGAGTCCAACTGACGGTCAATTTCGAGACTCCGGAATATTCCGCGACTCCGATAGAGTTATGGACTCGATGGCACGTAACCTTAAATCGGTGGTTTCGAGAATACGTGTATTTTCCATTAGGCGGAAGCCGCACGACCAGAACAAAACAAATTCGTAATATACTTCTCGTATTCGGTCTTTCAGGTCTTTGGCACGGCGCCAACTGGACGTTCATCACCTGGGGGCTCTTAAACGGTATATTTACCGTAATCTACATGAGCATTTTATGGAATTTTCCTCCGACTGCGGATGCTCCCGAAAAACCGGTTTGGATCCGAATTCCGATCGCAATCGGCAGCCGTCTGCTTACTTTCTTACTATTCGCCTTAAGTGCAGTCGGTTTTCGAGCCTACGATACGAATCATATGCTCCTACTTTATTCCCAAATTTTTTCACCGTGGAATCTCACAGATCAAGTGAACGGAATATTATCCGTAGGCCATTATTTCTGGGAGATGCTCCGAATCGCATTGCCGCTTTTAGTTATCGATTACTTCGTTTATACACGAAAAGACAGATACTTCCTTTTAAAGAAAGGCCCGATTTTACAGGCATTGGTTTTTATTCTATTGTTCGGAACGATAATACTCAAGGGAATATTCGGAAAGGAGGTCATCTACTTTGCGTTCTAAACTCACCGGACTACTTCTCGCAATCCTTTTTTTCGTCATAGTAGAAGGAATCGTTCGCATACTTCCCAGCTACTATCTGGAAGAACCGGAAACATTCTTCGTAAACTATAAGAGAAATTCGATCGAGTCGGGCTCGGGTACGGCCGAGGTTATCATCCTGGGAGATTCCAGGAGTATGGCCTTATCCGGAAACGCCAAGGGGAAAGACGGAGAATATGCGGTGTACAACCATAGCCTTCCGGCGATGGGTCCTCGATATTATAAATTTCTTATAGAAAAATATTTGCGGTTCGGGAACAAAAAACCGAAATTACTTTTGTTTGCCGCAAGTCATGTTCTATATTCCCAAGGATACGGATTCCCGCTTTACGACCCCTCCGGTCAAAAAACCGTTAAGAATGAAAGCATATCTATGTACGTCGATCGTAGATGGAACGAAGGTTGGCAAAACAATTTCTTTAAGCAGCCGATAATATCCACGCTGGATCCTTTGGATCCTCAGGCCGCCGACACGTTTCTCTGGGATTTTTTCGGACAAAGATATCTCCATCAGTTCTCGTTTGCCGAGCTGGCCGGACAATTTCAAGGCGTGGAACGGATTTTTATCCTGTCCAAGGCGGCTCCGATTCTTTACTCGACCTATAAATTCAGAAAGTCCGTACTAAACGCCTTTACGCTTTCCAATTGGAAGGCGGAGAGCGACTCTGCGGAATGGATCAAAACCTGCTCTTCCTGCGATGCGATCGAGGCCGGACAATGCTTACCGGCCGCTTCCCAGCTGCAGGACAATTTCCGGATTCAGGAATGGTTGGATACATATTACGGAAAATATAATATTTCCAATCGAATGAATCCGCTGCAAACCTTTCAATCGAGAGAATATGTGAAACATATATTACAAAAATCGATTGATTCTCAAACTATAATCGCTCCTCACGATTATAGTTCACTTATAGAATTGATCGAATTTTGCGAAAAAGAGGGAATTCTTTTCGGATTTCTGTATATGCCCGGAATACGGGAAATGGAGGATACGAAAAATTCTAAAGCCATCTATGCGGAAGTACAAGCCTTACTAAAAGGTAGAAAGAACGCGGAATTCTTTTCATTTCCTAGCGCCGGTTATCCCAAAGAGCTTTTTGTGGATTTGATCCACTTCGATTGTAGAGGAGAGGAACGTTTAAACGGGGAATTTCACGGATTCGTACTGCCTAAAGTATACAAATTTATCGACGAGCACTCCGTACATCCATCCCTTTAGGGATTTGTCAAAGAGTGCCCGATAAATAGGCTTGTCGTTTCGAAAATCGACAATCATCTTCTTTGCTTATGAAAGAAATCCATAAAAGACCGATAACCGCATTTTTTATGTCGGATGAAATCCGTTTCGCTTCCATTTCTAGTCGCACTTTGCCGAAGTAGCACCGCAAAATTCGATTTTCAGTCTTACCCTAACAAAAGAAAGACGGTAATCTCGGCAAAACATGATTTTTTGCTTGCTATAAAAAATTCAAATCGGCACACAAGGTTTCGGTACTCACATGGAAATTACGGTTCAAGACGACATTCATATCATCAAGATCTCCGGATCCATCCTCCAATCGGACAGCGAGGAATTGGACCGTAACCTTAGCGATCACAATTTCGACCCTTCCCCTAAAGTCATTATCGATCTTACGGAAGTGAGTCATATCTGTTCGACCGCTCTCGGGATTTTAGTTTCTTACAAGAAAAAATTCAATTCTGCGGAAGGGGATATTATTATCGTTGTGAACGATGAGGATCTGCTTCAACTCTTTGAAATTACGATGCTCGATAAAGTGTTTAAAGTCGTTCCTACGATTGATGACGCTTTTGATGAATTCAAATTGGGAAATTGAAATCCCTCGTAATCGCATCCAATAACGCTCATAAAATTCGAGAAATTCGGTCCATACTAAGCCCTCTAGGAATCGAGCTAAAGACTCCTAGGGAGCTTGGCATCGAATGCGATCCGGAAGAGACCGGGACAACCTTCCAAGAAAACGCCTTACTGAAAGCGAGAGAATTGTACTCCCTCAGCGGACTTCCATCCTTAGCGGATGATTCGGGAATCTGCGTCGAAGCTTTGAGCGGAGAACCCGGAATCCATTCCGCAAGATTCGGAGGAGAAGGATTGGACGATGAAGGAAGAGCCCGACTCCTTTTGGAAAGAATGCAAGGCAAGGAAAACAGAGACGCGAAATATGTCTGCGTTATTGCTCTTGTCGACGGCGACTCCGAATCGACGTTCGAAGGGGAATGTAGAGGTAAAATCGCGGAAGACTATGATAGAACCGGATTCGGGTTCGGCTACGATCCGGTATTTTATTTTCCACCGTTCCAAGTTCGTTTTTCGCAAGTAAGCGAAGAAAGGAAAAATACGATTTCACATCGTAGAGTCGCTTTGGATCGCCTAGTCTCTTACCTAAAAGCGAATCTCCAATCCTAGCAAATTAATTCGATTCCGCCAGTACCGGACCACCTGCGAGTCGTTTGTAGAACTCCACACCTTCTCGTTCCAAAAATTCTTCGTACGTTCCCTTAAAGTCGCGGATACCTTCGGTAGTCACTTCCAATACTCGAGTCGCGATCGAAGAAACGAATTCGCGGTCATGGGAAACGAATAAGACGGTCCCTTCGAACTTGGTCAACGCGTAGTTCAACGATTCGATGGATTCAAGGTCGAGGTGATTGGTGGGTTCGTCCAGCGCGAGAAGATTGTCCTGAGCCAGAATCATTCTACCGAGAATAATTCTGGACTTTTCTCCACCGGAAAGAACCTGTGTTGGCTTCTTTGCCATTTCTCCGCTAAAAAGCATTCTTCCTAAAATGGCTCGAATCTCTTCCATTTCGGTTCCCGGAGGAGCGTACCGATACAGCCACTCTACGATTGTATCCGCATCCTGCCCGATTCCTTCGCGATGGTCCTGCGGAAATACGGAAGCTTCTACCGATTCCCCAAAAACGACGGTGCCCGAGTCCGGTTCGATTTCCTTCATTAAAGTTTTAAGAAGCGTCGTTTTACCTACGCCGTTGGTGCCGATAATCGCGATCTTTTCGCCTTTCGTAATATTAATGGTAAAGTTCTTAAATATGACTCTGTCTTCATAACCCTTGGAAACTTCATCCGCGATAATCACATCCTTACCGAGAGGACGTTTCATTTTAAACACGATGTAAGGAAATTGTCTTGAGGATGGACGAATTTCCACCATATTATCTTTGATTTTTTCGATCATCTTCTGACGGGAAGTGGCCTGCTTCGATTTAGCGGCGTTGGCGCTGAACCGGCTTACGAATTCCTGTAACTCGGCGATTTTTTCCTTAGCGCGTTTATTATCGGCAACACTTCTCTCACGGGAGGCTTGAGCGGCTTCCATATATTCGTCGTAATTTCCCGGATAGACCGTCATGGTCTGGTAATCCAAATCCGCAATATGAGTAGCGATCGAGTTTATGAAGTGACGGTCATGGGATATCACCACGACGACTCCCTTATAATTTAAAAGAAAAGATTCCAGCCAGTGAATGGTTTTGATATCCAAGTGGTTGGTAGGTTCGTCCAAAAGTAATACATCAGGTTTTTGGAATAGAACTTGTGCCAATAGGACGCGAAGTTTAAATCCTCCGGTTAAGAAAGAAAGGGTTTGGCTATGAATATTAGTCGGAATTCCAAGGCCTTCGAGCAATTCCCCCGCGACGCTTTCGGCTTCGTATCCACCCATTTCGCCGAAGGATTCTTCCAGTTCGGAAACTCGAATTCCATCTTCATCGGACATTTCAGGTTTGGAATAAATCTCGTCTCGTTCCTTAGCGATCTCCCAAAGTTCCTTATTGCCCATCATGACCGTATTCAGCACGGTTTCGTTTTCGTATTCGTAATGATCCTGTTTAAGATAACCGACCTTAACGCCGACATCTATCGCAATCGAACCTGCCGCCGCTTGCTCCAAGCCGGCTAAAATTTTCATAAAAGTCGATTTACCGGATCCGTTAGCTCCGATCAATCCGTAACGACACCCCTCCTTGAACTTCAAGGTTACATTTTCAAAGAGGACCTTCTTACCGAAATTTAGAGAAAGACCTGACACGCTGATCATAAAACCTACCTATCCGTTTAGGCAACTTCCGAAGAAGCAAGGGGGATAATACCAGAGTTCCAAGACCCGCCGAATTTGCCAACTAAAACCGATCGGTTAGAATCGCCTCTTCCGACCGAGTAAAAAATTTCCAACGACTTCGGGAGGTAGGCGATGAATTCGTAATATTCCCCGCCGTAATTCGACGCATTCGGAAATTCAAAGATTTATACTTTGTTAAACGACTTAAATGAAACTCTCTCCCGAGATTTTTCCTCGACCGGCGACCGTAATCAAATTCGTAAACCGGACTCGGAACGGGACTGGAGATCGTTAAAAAAATAGAACCGTTCTTAAAATCGAAGAATAACTCCAAAATTCATTCCTATTTTTGTAGTTCCTCTTCCGAATCCCTAGCTTTTACCTTGAATTTCTATTTTCCGTCGAGATAGTGAATTACGAATGAAAATTGCAATCATAGGAAGCGGAATAGCAGGTCTTAGCGCTTGTTGGTATTTAGGAAAAGAGCACGAAGTTACGTTAATCGAAAGACATGCACTTGTCGGAATGGATGCTCACGGGACCGATTTGGACTGGAACGGTAAATCGATCAGAATCGACGTCCCCTTTCGAGCTTTTAAAAAAAATTATTATCCGTGTCTCTTGGACTTATTCAAAGAGGCGGATATCGCCGTTAGACCCGTAGACTATTCGTTTTCCTTAAACTACGGAGACGGAACCACGTATTTCGGATTCTCCACCTTTGCATTGGGAGGGAATTTTTTTCCGATACCTTACATCGCCTGCTTTTCCAATTCCAATTCAAGGAAGATATTTTCGGATGCGATGCGATTTTACGAGGAATCGGAAAATCAATTAGAAACATTGAATGAAGAACAGCTGACGATTTCGGATTTTTTGCGTAAGTTTAGATATTCTCGAGAATTCGAAGACCAATATTTAATACCGATGTTTTCGACCATCAATACTTGCACTTCCGAAAGCGCTAAGAATTACCCTGCAGAAGCCGTGATTCGATATCACTCCAAAGGCCTAAAATTTTTGCGATTTTTAACTGCGGAAAAAGGTACTCGAGATATCACGAACCGTTTAGCCTCACGGGCTTCTAAAATACTGTTGAATTCCGAACCGAAACAAATCGTTCTTAACGGAAATAAGGTTCGATTGCTATTCGATAACCATGAAGAATATTTCGATCGAGTCGTGATTGCGGCTCCTGCAAATCGAGCGGTGTCCATGCTTCCCGACGAACACTCGAGAGAAAAAGAATTACTTTCGTCGTTCAAGTACGAGTCTTCGGAAGTCGTAACGCATTCCGATCCTAAATTTATGCCCAAGCAAAAAAAGCATTGGGCCCCGATGTGTTTCGCTCTTTCCAAGGACGGTTCGAGAGCCACCGCGACGATTTTACTGAATAAGGTTTTGCCGGAAATGGGAGGTACACCAGTATTCCAAACTTGGAATCCACTGATCGAACCTCAACCCGATTCGATTTTAAGTCGTTCCAAATTCGAGCGACCGGTCATCGATTTGGCTTCTAAGGAAATGATACGGGAATTGAAAGAACTGCAGGAAATGCCCGGTAGAAAGGTCTGGCTTTGCGGTTCGTATGCACGGTATGGGATTCCGTTATTGGAAGCAGGAGTGTCCACGGCGCTAGACGTAAAAAATTGGGTCGAATCGTCCATCATTAAGGCCTAGGTCTCTACCGCTTTTTCAAACTATAGATCGCATATCGAAAAAACTTTCGTCTTCGATCCGAACGGAGAAAGTCGGCGAAATCGTTATATCGTTTAACCGCTTGCTTAGGAAATCTAGAATTTTTCGAATGTAAATTCTTTCGAATAAATTCCGCGAACCCGTTAAAAACGAACTCATCGATGTATTCGAAGGAGGCTTCCCGAAAACCGATCGAAGAATTCAGATTCCTTAAAGTCTCCGTAGTCATCCTGTTTGAAGAGGGAATTCCCGCCATTGAACAAACGATTTTACGAATTGTCTCGTTCCACCAATTTAACGTTTCGCCGTTTAAGATGATTTCCGCGGAAGTAAAGATTCCGTTCGATCGGAGAATTCGAAACGCTTCTTTCATAAAACGCTCTCGATCGGGAAAGAAATATGCGCTATCCAAACAAACGATCTTATCGTAGCTAGCGGTAGGAATTTTATTCAAGAGTTCGATACTCTCGAGACGAAGATCTACGGCGAGATTTCTCGACTCGAGCATCCTTTGAGCGAATTGAAATTGTTCGATAGATGAATTAATTGCAGTTATATGTTCCGGCAAAACGCGAAATTTCTGATTCCAAACGAGAAGTTGATCTCCGCAACCGAATCCTAAATCCAAAAGAAGATCGGAAGAAGAAAGCTCGGCCTTCTTTCCTGTCAGAAGCGCTAAATCGAAGCAAGCAGTCGGATAATCCGACGCATTTTTCCAGTAACCTAGATTTGCCCAAGAAGTTCCGCCTAAACCGTTTAAATAAAGGTGGGTCAACGTACTTGGAGCCGCATCGACTTTCCCGCGAAAGAATAAATTCATGGTTTGTCGAAGCATGTTAATTCCCGATCGTAAGCAAAGCTTTTAAGGAGAAATTTCTCCCGAAAAAAGGACTTTCCCTTTGTTCCAACGTAAGGGAAACTACCACAGACCTGCCATGAACAAAGAACGCATATTCCGGACAATTTCCTCTTTATTAAATTCCGCGAAAGAGAATTGGAAATCCATCCTAAAATACGGGACCGTCATCGGGCTTATTATCGCCGCATTTTTGATCGGCGGATCTTACGTCGTCTGGTTGACCAAGCAAGACGACGTGATTCGTAACTTGGAAACGTTCCAAAAGGAAGTCTCTAACGCGTACGACCCGAATCAAAGTAAGCCGATTCGGATTCTGGATAAAAACGGCAAGTTGATCGGAGAATTCTCCCGTAGAAAATTTAAACCGATCCGAACCGACAACCTTAATAATCATGGAAATATAATATGGGCTCTTTTGAGTTCGGAAGACCAGGATTTTTACGATCATGGAGGCGTCAATTATACCTCTTTGATACGGGCCATCATCGTGAATCTGACTACGTTCCGCAAGCAAGGCGGCTCGACGATCACCCAGCAGTTGGCCAAACTCACTCTGGATCTGGGAGCTAGAAATATATTCAATAAGCTCACCGAATTTTATTGTACTTTCTATCTCGAGAATCGCTTCGATAAAAAAACGATTCTCGCGATGTATTTGAATCGAATCTTTTTAGGAGAGGGGAATACGGGAGTCGAGGAAGCATCGCGATACTACTTTAACAAACCCGCATATGAACTCACACCCGCGGAGGCGGCGCTCCTTGTCGGAACGATTCCCGCGCCTTCCAACTATAATGCCGTTAGAAATCCGAAAATAGCGTTTAAGCGTCAACGTATGGTACTGTTTTTAATGGCGGAAAATAAATCCTTACACCCGAATCCAAACGCGATCGAAAAGGACTTCGAACGAAAAATAGATTCAAATATCAGAAAATTTAAGACTTTCTATAAAGTGGAAGAGACGAAAGAGGAAGATGATAAACTAAGCGTAACTTCCGAAATCGGCAAATACGGCTTCGATAAAGACTTTAATATCAATCTTGCCCCCGATTTCAATTTTAGCGTTCGTCAGTTCGTGATAGAGAATTTTTCGGAGATGGATCTCGAAACGAGAGGATTAAACGTCTATACGACATTGGACTACGATAAGCAGGAAGCCGCCGAAAAAGCCCTGCGCGAAGGAATCGAAGGAGTTCGAAAAAAACTCTCCGATGAAAAAGCCGCATATTTAAAAGCCGGTAAAAACGAGGAGGCCGCGATACAAAAGAAAATCGTGGAGAATATGAACGGAAGTTTGATTTCCATCAATCCGTCCAACGGTTATGTCGAAGCCTTGGTCGGTAGTTATAAAATATCGAATATCTTCAGAATGAATCGTGCAGTCTCCGCGGTTCGGCAGCCGGGTTCGGTAATCAAGGCTTTAGTATATCTACTTGCATTCGAAAAAAGGGTTATCACTCCGACATCCGTCGTAACGGACGAAGAAATCAAGATAAGAGGCTACTCTCCGAAAAATTGGTATGCCGGATACAGAGGAGAAATGCAGGCGAGAGTGGCGTTTGCCCAATCGGTGAACACCGTTGCCGTAAAATTATTAAACGAAGTCGGTGTGGGAATCTTTTTGGAAACTCTCGGAAAAATTCTAAGTTTGGATAAATCCGAATTGGATAAACGTTTTCAACCGAATTTATCGCTCGCGTTAGGCTCGGGGGAGCTTTCTCCCAAGGAACTCGCGACCATTTATGCGACCATCGCCAACCTCGGTAAAAAAGTGAAGCCGATCGAGATCTTACGGATAACCGATTATGAAGGATCGGAACTTTTTTCCATCCCCCCGGTGAATGCAAGCGAGGCCGAACAAATACTCGATCCCGTAGCCTGCGCAATGGTTTTGAATCTATTGGAGGCGGTCGTTTCGGAAGAAGGAACGATGAAAATCGGCCTTAAAGGAGAGGATCGGTTTCCGATGGGAGGAAAAACGGGCACGGTTC encodes:
- a CDS encoding MBOAT family O-acyltransferase; amino-acid sequence: MLFNTFVFLLFFLVVYAIFLVLGNFAKRYPLAARGQNLWLLAASYFFYGWWDWIFLTLIIVSTFVDYSAALGINGARNQTQKRIFLWFSILSNLGILFTMKYFNFFADSFIYEWNALSGLLGWGAVGGSHSLLLRSIVLPVGISFYTFQTMSYTIDVYRGQIPVEKDFFDFALFVTYFPQLVAGPIERAGDLIPQLKKPKFPNSAILLEGVWDILLGYFLKVYVADNLGPLVDQVYFPNKEAYLAHTDHALGMGGGQVLSATLGFLIQIYCDFAGYSFIALGVSRFLGVQLTVNFETPEYSATPIELWTRWHVTLNRWFREYVYFPLGGSRTTRTKQIRNILLVFGLSGLWHGANWTFITWGLLNGIFTVIYMSILWNFPPTADAPEKPVWIRIPIAIGSRLLTFLLFALSAVGFRAYDTNHMLLLYSQIFSPWNLTDQVNGILSVGHYFWEMLRIALPLLVIDYFVYTRKDRYFLLKKGPILQALVFILLFGTIILKGIFGKEVIYFAF
- a CDS encoding STAS domain-containing protein, whose amino-acid sequence is MEITVQDDIHIIKISGSILQSDSEELDRNLSDHNFDPSPKVIIDLTEVSHICSTALGILVSYKKKFNSAEGDIIIVVNDEDLLQLFEITMLDKVFKVVPTIDDAFDEFKLGN
- the rdgB gene encoding RdgB/HAM1 family non-canonical purine NTP pyrophosphatase; translation: MKSLVIASNNAHKIREIRSILSPLGIELKTPRELGIECDPEETGTTFQENALLKARELYSLSGLPSLADDSGICVEALSGEPGIHSARFGGEGLDDEGRARLLLERMQGKENRDAKYVCVIALVDGDSESTFEGECRGKIAEDYDRTGFGFGYDPVFYFPPFQVRFSQVSEERKNTISHRRVALDRLVSYLKANLQS
- a CDS encoding ATP-binding cassette domain-containing protein — translated: MISVSGLSLNFGKKVLFENVTLKFKEGCRYGLIGANGSGKSTFMKILAGLEQAAAGSIAIDVGVKVGYLKQDHYEYENETVLNTVMMGNKELWEIAKERDEIYSKPEMSDEDGIRVSELEESFGEMGGYEAESVAGELLEGLGIPTNIHSQTLSFLTGGFKLRVLLAQVLFQKPDVLLLDEPTNHLDIKTIHWLESFLLNYKGVVVVISHDRHFINSIATHIADLDYQTMTVYPGNYDEYMEAAQASRERSVADNKRAKEKIAELQEFVSRFSANAAKSKQATSRQKMIEKIKDNMVEIRPSSRQFPYIVFKMKRPLGKDVIIADEVSKGYEDRVIFKNFTINITKGEKIAIIGTNGVGKTTLLKTLMKEIEPDSGTVVFGESVEASVFPQDHREGIGQDADTIVEWLYRYAPPGTEMEEIRAILGRMLFSGEMAKKPTQVLSGGEKSRIILGRMILAQDNLLALDEPTNHLDLESIESLNYALTKFEGTVLFVSHDREFVSSIATRVLEVTTEGIRDFKGTYEEFLEREGVEFYKRLAGGPVLAESN
- a CDS encoding FAD-dependent oxidoreductase, whose protein sequence is MKIAIIGSGIAGLSACWYLGKEHEVTLIERHALVGMDAHGTDLDWNGKSIRIDVPFRAFKKNYYPCLLDLFKEADIAVRPVDYSFSLNYGDGTTYFGFSTFALGGNFFPIPYIACFSNSNSRKIFSDAMRFYEESENQLETLNEEQLTISDFLRKFRYSREFEDQYLIPMFSTINTCTSESAKNYPAEAVIRYHSKGLKFLRFLTAEKGTRDITNRLASRASKILLNSEPKQIVLNGNKVRLLFDNHEEYFDRVVIAAPANRAVSMLPDEHSREKELLSSFKYESSEVVTHSDPKFMPKQKKHWAPMCFALSKDGSRATATILLNKVLPEMGGTPVFQTWNPLIEPQPDSILSRSKFERPVIDLASKEMIRELKELQEMPGRKVWLCGSYARYGIPLLEAGVSTALDVKNWVESSIIKA
- a CDS encoding class I SAM-dependent methyltransferase translates to MLRQTMNLFFRGKVDAAPSTLTHLYLNGLGGTSWANLGYWKNASDYPTACFDLALLTGKKAELSSSDLLLDLGFGCGDQLLVWNQKFRVLPEHITAINSSIEQFQFAQRMLESRNLAVDLRLESIELLNKIPTASYDKIVCLDSAYFFPDRERFMKEAFRILRSNGIFTSAEIILNGETLNWWNETIRKIVCSMAGIPSSNRMTTETLRNLNSSIGFREASFEYIDEFVFNGFAEFIRKNLHSKNSRFPKQAVKRYNDFADFLRSDRRRKFFRYAIYSLKKR
- a CDS encoding transglycosylase domain-containing protein, which codes for MNKERIFRTISSLLNSAKENWKSILKYGTVIGLIIAAFLIGGSYVVWLTKQDDVIRNLETFQKEVSNAYDPNQSKPIRILDKNGKLIGEFSRRKFKPIRTDNLNNHGNIIWALLSSEDQDFYDHGGVNYTSLIRAIIVNLTTFRKQGGSTITQQLAKLTLDLGARNIFNKLTEFYCTFYLENRFDKKTILAMYLNRIFLGEGNTGVEEASRYYFNKPAYELTPAEAALLVGTIPAPSNYNAVRNPKIAFKRQRMVLFLMAENKSLHPNPNAIEKDFERKIDSNIRKFKTFYKVEETKEEDDKLSVTSEIGKYGFDKDFNINLAPDFNFSVRQFVIENFSEMDLETRGLNVYTTLDYDKQEAAEKALREGIEGVRKKLSDEKAAYLKAGKNEEAAIQKKIVENMNGSLISINPSNGYVEALVGSYKISNIFRMNRAVSAVRQPGSVIKALVYLLAFEKRVITPTSVVTDEEIKIRGYSPKNWYAGYRGEMQARVAFAQSVNTVAVKLLNEVGVGIFLETLGKILSLDKSELDKRFQPNLSLALGSGELSPKELATIYATIANLGKKVKPIEILRITDYEGSELFSIPPVNASEAEQILDPVACAMVLNLLEAVVSEEGTMKIGLKGEDRFPMGGKTGTVQSPKEARKRWGNRKGVRDAWFAGVNPNLVTTVWIGNDAGAPFPGSGSGISGSVWYKYVSYVARTIGFGETLIPPFNGDFVKVDICADTGGLLAGEADCLHPLHGQYFYIGDQPASTAAIPIKEGGEITGTHSSEALSGEDSVELEMPEAKEDRTDDP